One genomic window of Methanosalsum zhilinae DSM 4017 includes the following:
- a CDS encoding type IV pilin, which translates to MLLKNSTDTISTTSPSRSCIRTSEHAVSDVVGTILMVTITVIMASLISMSVFAINPPPDVPQINYNVQNNGSLVDLVHMGGEPVEVSDLRFIHEGQEINISNISQINETGTWRIGTVISLDADTTRIVIVHIPSQELIR; encoded by the coding sequence ATGCTCTTAAAAAACAGTACTGATACTATTTCTACCACTTCTCCATCTCGATCATGCATCCGGACCAGCGAGCATGCAGTGTCTGATGTAGTGGGAACGATTCTGATGGTTACGATTACAGTAATCATGGCGTCCCTTATCAGCATGAGCGTTTTTGCAATAAATCCCCCTCCAGATGTTCCCCAGATAAATTACAATGTACAGAATAACGGATCTCTGGTAGATCTGGTTCACATGGGAGGTGAACCTGTAGAGGTATCTGATCTGAGATTTATACATGAGGGCCAGGAGATCAATATCAGCAACATATCGCAGATCAACGAAACAGGAACCTGGAGAATCGGCACGGTAATCTCCCTGGATGCAGATACCACCCGTATAGTTATTGTCCACATCCCTTCACAGGAGCTTATCAGATGA
- a CDS encoding GLUG motif-containing protein, with protein sequence MRSLKDDDSAVSVVIGTVLILAILVTFMAGFLNYWVPVYEKQNEMDHSREVLGSFTDIQMKIDNIDHFPVRIPIDVGTNSIFYLSGTRTYGELEVNESDYWITITSENFNGNGNSNGNVDNDFTQISNWENLAEMSLDGNYILMNDLDENTDDYEDFGEDWTPIDNFDGTFDGNGYTITGLTITATGNGNELGLFGSANGNAVIKNVELLNININLTGQAGSQASNNNNIGGLIGTNSGTIENSSSNGSINIHASGGGSNNNNVGGLVGLNTEDGIVINSESTVNLDNINLGGGNNEIGNPIGNNKGEIIDNGNNNGNNDDPIQEEVEIFSAGSISLTSDYNSLVNQKYIYAQGSIILEQDEGGVLWEEPLLRYNHSSQTIYIRLVEIEGNRVSYGNFKDSLRITLIDRKTSALSPASDGEIKIQYKENDLWNKAFEDFFNNIPGNTYSPGEIIIHSENLNLIVEKIVIEVQ encoded by the coding sequence ATGAGATCCCTGAAAGATGATGATAGTGCAGTATCGGTTGTTATTGGCACAGTCCTGATTCTGGCAATACTAGTTACATTCATGGCAGGCTTTCTCAATTACTGGGTTCCGGTGTACGAAAAGCAGAATGAAATGGATCATAGCAGGGAAGTACTGGGCAGTTTTACGGATATACAGATGAAAATTGATAATATTGATCATTTTCCAGTAAGGATTCCTATAGACGTAGGTACTAACAGTATTTTCTATCTGTCCGGTACTCGAACTTATGGTGAACTGGAAGTTAATGAAAGCGATTACTGGATTACAATAACCTCTGAAAATTTCAATGGGAATGGGAACAGCAATGGCAATGTAGATAATGATTTTACTCAAATATCTAATTGGGAAAATTTAGCAGAAATGAGTCTTGATGGGAATTATATTCTAATGAATGATTTAGACGAAAACACAGATGATTATGAAGATTTTGGTGAAGATTGGACTCCTATTGATAATTTTGATGGTACTTTTGATGGCAATGGCTATACTATAACTGGGCTGACAATCACGGCAACAGGCAATGGCAATGAATTAGGCCTTTTTGGTTCTGCTAATGGCAATGCAGTAATTAAGAATGTTGAATTATTAAATATTAATATTAATTTGACTGGACAAGCTGGTAGTCAGGCTTCTAATAATAACAATATTGGTGGTCTGATAGGAACCAATTCTGGAACGATTGAGAATTCAAGTTCAAATGGTTCTATAAATATTCATGCCTCCGGCGGTGGTTCTAATAATAACAACGTCGGTGGTTTGGTCGGATTGAATACAGAAGATGGAATAGTTATTAATTCAGAATCAACTGTTAATCTTGATAATATTAATTTGGGTGGGGGTAATAATGAAATCGGTAACCCAATCGGAAATAACAAAGGTGAGATTATAGATAATGGTAACAATAACGGTAATAACGACGACCCAATTCAAGAAGAAGTTGAAATTTTCAGTGCAGGTTCCATTAGCTTAACTTCTGATTACAATTCACTGGTAAACCAAAAGTACATTTATGCACAGGGTTCAATCATATTGGAACAAGATGAAGGTGGTGTGTTATGGGAAGAACCATTACTAAGATACAATCATTCCAGCCAGACAATTTACATCCGACTTGTGGAAATTGAAGGTAATCGTGTTTCATATGGCAATTTTAAAGATAGTTTAAGAATCACCTTAATTGATAGAAAAACAAGTGCATTAAGTCCTGCAAGTGATGGTGAGATAAAAATTCAATATAAAGAGAATGATCTGTGGAATAAGGCATTTGAAGATTTCTTTAATAATATTCCAGGAAATACTTATTCACCAGGTGAAATTATCATACACTCTGAGAACTTGAATCTGATTGTAGAAAAAATAGTGATTGAAGTACAATAA
- a CDS encoding peptidylprolyl isomerase, with product MQVIIIKARIETDKGNIDLELFEKDAPNTVANFVKLAESGFYDGLTFHRVISDFVIQGGCPKGNGTGGPGYTIKCEINQNKHGTGALSMAHAGKDTGGSQFFITHSPQPHLDGVHTVFGKVIKGMDVVNRIRPGDVMNRVTITRN from the coding sequence ATGCAGGTGATTATCATTAAAGCAAGAATAGAAACTGATAAAGGAAATATTGATCTTGAACTGTTCGAGAAGGATGCGCCAAATACAGTGGCAAATTTTGTTAAGCTTGCAGAATCTGGATTCTATGACGGGCTGACGTTCCACCGTGTTATTTCTGATTTTGTGATTCAGGGCGGGTGCCCAAAAGGTAATGGTACAGGTGGTCCGGGATATACCATCAAATGTGAGATCAATCAGAATAAACATGGTACAGGTGCCCTTTCGATGGCACATGCAGGAAAGGATACAGGTGGCAGCCAGTTCTTCATAACTCACTCTCCACAGCCGCATCTTGATGGTGTTCATACTGTATTTGGGAAGGTAATAAAGGGCATGGATGTGGTAAATCGCATACGCCCAGGCGATGTAATGAACAGAGTAACTATCACCAGGAATTGA
- a CDS encoding uroporphyrinogen-III synthase gives MKVAVTKLKEKDKGTVRLFAEYGHTAYLTPTIRSKKPDDPSSLRRLLGEIKKAQVDYLIFTSSLGVTYFFNECDHLDTSITIISIGPETASSVRENGFSTEMLPAYSSEHFSQYLHCRAWGKTIGVARAGVPNTELIRSLEDLGARVIEGICYELVAAGSDLKDLVANSKVDAVVFTSSKSFSSSRLTENDLRNIITVAIGPKTADTMTKNGTEPDITGTGTLESCARELNAYKKI, from the coding sequence ATGAAAGTTGCAGTCACAAAACTTAAAGAAAAAGACAAAGGTACTGTCCGCTTATTTGCAGAATATGGACATACTGCATACCTTACACCAACAATCCGCTCAAAGAAACCGGATGATCCATCATCTCTAAGAAGGCTGCTTGGTGAGATCAAGAAGGCACAGGTAGATTATCTGATCTTTACCAGTTCACTTGGTGTTACATATTTTTTTAATGAATGCGACCATCTGGACACCAGCATAACAATCATCAGTATAGGTCCTGAAACTGCCAGCTCCGTCAGGGAAAATGGGTTCAGTACAGAAATGCTTCCTGCATATTCCTCAGAACATTTTTCACAGTACCTTCATTGCAGAGCCTGGGGTAAAACCATAGGTGTTGCAAGGGCAGGCGTCCCAAACACTGAACTTATAAGGTCACTTGAGGATCTGGGAGCAAGGGTGATTGAAGGTATATGTTATGAACTTGTAGCTGCAGGAAGTGATCTAAAGGATCTTGTTGCAAATTCAAAGGTCGATGCAGTGGTATTCACCAGTTCAAAATCATTTAGCTCTTCCAGGCTTACAGAAAATGATCTTCGAAACATAATCACTGTTGCAATAGGTCCAAAAACAGCAGACACAATGACTAAAAATGGAACTGAGCCGGACATAACAGGAACCGGTACACTGGAATCATGTGCAAGAGAACTTAATGCCTATAAAAAAATATGA